A single region of the Grus americana isolate bGruAme1 chromosome 3, bGruAme1.mat, whole genome shotgun sequence genome encodes:
- the WDR43 gene encoding WD repeat-containing protein 43 — protein sequence MAAAACGGEAVAAERAVCTFSPRDRRFFAISSSDGRLRVWETASSRLQHEYVPSAHLSAACTCLAWAPPGGRPPPSKDGPQRKKRKSEVAEVDKQSDILAIGTAVGSILLYSTVKGELQSKLDGGHDNRVNCVRWHQDNCCLYSCSEDKHIVEWNTQTCKVKCKWKGDNNSVTSLCISPDGKMLLSAGRTIKLWDLETKEVYRHFTGHATSVSSLMFTTVKPMNENKPFDGITGLYFLSGAIHDRLLSVWQIRSDRKEKNAVMSFTVTDEPTFIDLTVSEVKEEPVKLAVVCRDGQLHLFEHILNGYCKKPLTSNCTIQIATPGNDGDSTPKPVPILAAAFCTDKQSLLLVYGNTLQPIIEKVSLNTTESHICLIRDIQKVLSLKTDVALTKVKTPVVNSDTKVLVPGIPGHSTAVKTPSSGKEKKKNKRKPGETEESIEERLEALDIDVSKVKTPGGLPQTDSFAVLLVQGLESNDAEILNRVLNTRKENVIKNTVARMPIHAVIPLLHELTKRLQGNPYSASLMVRWLKSVFTLHASYLCTLPDLIPQLGMLYQLMESRVKTLQKLSRLHGRLFILVTQVAASEAVQDVTEVNQTAKLVYEDESSEEEGSDDEMIADKDSDENWDEDDEKEEQSDEQEMTVEKEINGDSDLEPENESEEE from the exons ATGGCGGCAGCAGCGTGTGGCGGGGAGGCGGTGGCAGCGGAGCGGGCCGTTTGCACTTTCTCTCCCCGCGACCGTCGTTTCTTCGCCATCTCCAGTTCGGATGGGCGTCTGCGGGTGTGGGAGACGGCGAGCAGCCGCTTGCAGCACGAGTACGTGCCCTCCGCCCACCTCAGCGCTGCCTGTACTTGCTTGGCCTGGGCCCCGCCGGGGGGACGCCCGCCCCCCAGCAAG gatGGCCCCCAGAGGAAAAAACGGAAGTCTGAAGTTGCAGAAGTGGACAAGCAGTCAGATATCCTGGCTATTGGTACAGCAGTTGGTAGTATTTTGTTGTACAGCACAGTAAAAGGAGAATTACAGAGCAAGCTA GATGGTGGTCATGACAATAGAGTAAACTGTGTGAGATGGCACCAGGACAACTGCTGCTTGTATAGCTGTTCAGAGGACAAACACATTGTGGAGTGGAACACACAGACCTGCAAAGTAAAGTG CAAGTGGAAAGGCGACAATAATAGTGTCACCTCTTTATGCATCAGTCCAGATGGGAAAATGCTGCTGTCAGCTGGTAGAACTATAAAACTGTGGGACCTGGAGACCAAAGAAGTCTACAGA catTTCACAGGCCATGCTACATCAGTGTCATCATTAATGTTTACCACAGTGAAACCTATGAATGAAAATAAGCCCTTTGATGGAATTACAGGGCTTTATTTCTTGTCTGGAGCTATACATGACCGATTACTGAGTGTATG GCAGATCAGATCagataggaaagaaaagaatgccGTGATGTCTTTCACAGTAACAGATGAACCAACTTTTATTGATCTGACTGTATCAGAAGTCAAAGAAGAG CCTGTGAAGTTAGCAGTTGTGTGCAGAGATGGGCAGTTGCATTTATTTGAACATATCTTAAATGG ttattgcAAAAAACCCTTAACATCAAACTGTACTATCCAGATAGCAACACCTGGAAATGATGGGGACTCCACACCAAAGCCAGTCCCTATTCTAGCAGCTGCGTTTTGCACAGACAAACAGTCTCTGCTGCTTGTGTATGGAAACACCTTACAGCCCATCATAGAGAAAGTG TCTTTGAACACCACTGAATCCCACATATGTTTGATAAGGGACATCCAGAAAGTGTTGTCACTTAAAACAGATGTTGCTCTAACAAAG GTAAAGACGCCTGTTGTGAACTCGGACACCAAAGTTCTAGTGCCTGGCATTCCAGGACACAGTACAGCTGTCAAAACCCCTTCctcaggaaaggagaaaaagaaaaacaagaggaaacCAGGAGAGACAGAG GAAAGCATTGAAGAGCGCCTAGAGGCATTGGATATTGATGTGAGCAAAGTAAAAACTCCAGGTGGCCTTCCACAAACAGATAGCTTCGCAGTACTTTTGGTTCAGGGCTTGGAAAGCAACGATGCAGAAATCTTAAAT aGAGTCCTTaacacaagaaaggaaaatgtaataaagAACACAGTAGCCAGAATGCCTATACATGCTGTCATTCCACTGCTGCATGAG CTTACGAAGAGATTGCAGGGGAACCCATACAG tgcctcactaaTGGTTCGATGGCTGAAGTCTGTTTTCACTCTGCATGCATCCTACCTTTGCACA ttGCCAGACCTTATTCCTCAGCTGGGAATGCTTTACCAGTTAATGGAGAGCAGAGTAAAAACTTTGCAAAAGCTTTCCCGTCTGCATGGAAGACTCTTCATTCTTGTCACCCAG GTTGCAGCATCGGAAGCAGTTCAGGATGTAACTGAGGTTAATCAGACTGCAAAGCTGGTATATGAGGATG aatCCTCGGAGGAGGAAGGCTCAGATGATGAGATGATTGCAGATAAAGACTCTGAT gagaactgggatgaagatgatgagaagGAGGAGCAATCTGATGAACAGGAAATGACTGTTGAAAAGGAAATCAATGGTGATTCTGACTTGGaaccagaaaatgaaagtgaagaaGAATAA